A genomic segment from Lutibacter sp. A80 encodes:
- the topA gene encoding type I DNA topoisomerase: MAKNLVIVESPAKAKTIEKFLGKDFQVESSFGHIADLPSKEIGINVDGDFMPNYIVSSDKKAIVKKLKSLAKKAETVWLASDEDREGEAIAWHLFEQLKLKDIATKRIVFHEITQKAILKAVENPRSIDYNLVNAQQARRVLDRLVGYELSPVLWRKIKGGLSAGRVQSVAVRLIVEREREITAYKPIASYKVVAEFTNSEGKKFKANLPKSFDTKEAAESFLNSCIGADFKVADLQKKPAKKSPAAPFTTSTLQQEASRKLYFPVAKTMMIAQRLYEAGLITYMRTDSVNLSDDAKNAAQEEIIASYGETYSKPRNFKSKSKGAQEAHEAIRPTTMAQHTVSVDYDQDRLYDLIWKRTIASQMSDAQLERTNVKISNSNNTTVFTANGEMIKFEGFLKVYLEGTDNEDEEQEGMLPNLTKGDALINKNIVATERYSRPPYRYTEASLVKRLEELGIGRPSTYAPTISTIQRREYVEKGTVEGVDREYTQLKLAKGKVAAKVLTEKVGSDKGKLVPTDIGNIVNDFLVENFSNILDFGFTAKVESEFDDIAEGNEDWISMIKDFYNNFHPIVEDVAANAERAKGERLLGIDPKSGKNVYARLGRFGAMVQIGEATDEEKPRFASLQPDQTLTSITYEEAMDLFKLPKTIGGYEGNDIVVANGRFGPYIKYDSMFVSIPKDENPMSVDVNRAIELIQEKQKADAPIGTYEDLPIQKGVGRFGPFIKWNGMFINVNKKYDFDNLTQANLEELIEDKKRKEIEKVIHNWEEEGIRVEKARWGRFNILKGKIKIEMPKTTDAKNLTLEEVKDIIEKKAPKKKATKRKTTKRKTTKK; the protein is encoded by the coding sequence ATGGCAAAAAATTTGGTAATAGTAGAGTCACCTGCAAAAGCAAAAACAATTGAAAAATTTCTAGGTAAAGATTTTCAAGTCGAATCTAGTTTTGGACATATTGCAGATTTACCCTCTAAAGAAATAGGAATAAATGTAGATGGAGATTTTATGCCAAATTATATTGTTTCTTCAGATAAAAAAGCAATTGTTAAAAAATTAAAAAGTTTAGCAAAAAAAGCAGAGACTGTTTGGTTAGCATCGGATGAGGATCGCGAGGGAGAAGCTATTGCTTGGCATTTATTTGAGCAACTAAAATTAAAAGATATTGCAACAAAACGTATTGTTTTTCACGAAATTACGCAAAAAGCAATTTTAAAAGCTGTTGAAAATCCAAGAAGTATCGATTACAATTTGGTAAATGCACAACAAGCGCGTAGGGTGTTAGATAGATTGGTGGGGTATGAATTATCACCGGTTTTATGGAGAAAAATTAAAGGAGGTTTGTCTGCAGGTAGAGTACAATCTGTAGCAGTTCGATTAATTGTAGAAAGAGAACGCGAAATAACAGCATATAAACCAATTGCAAGCTATAAGGTTGTTGCAGAATTTACCAATTCTGAAGGTAAAAAATTTAAAGCCAATTTACCAAAGAGTTTTGATACAAAAGAAGCTGCCGAATCATTTTTAAACTCGTGTATAGGAGCTGATTTTAAAGTTGCTGATTTACAAAAAAAACCAGCTAAAAAATCACCAGCTGCACCTTTTACAACTTCAACATTACAGCAAGAAGCTTCTCGAAAATTATATTTCCCTGTTGCTAAAACCATGATGATTGCTCAGCGTTTGTACGAAGCCGGTTTAATTACCTATATGAGAACAGATAGTGTAAACTTATCTGATGATGCAAAAAATGCTGCACAAGAAGAAATTATAGCATCGTATGGTGAAACCTATAGTAAACCAAGAAATTTCAAATCTAAATCTAAAGGAGCGCAAGAAGCCCACGAAGCAATACGTCCAACAACTATGGCACAGCATACGGTTTCTGTAGATTATGATCAAGATAGGTTGTACGATTTAATTTGGAAAAGAACTATTGCCTCTCAAATGAGCGATGCGCAATTAGAACGTACAAATGTTAAAATTTCAAACTCTAACAATACTACTGTTTTTACCGCAAATGGTGAAATGATTAAGTTTGAAGGGTTTTTAAAAGTATATTTAGAAGGTACTGATAATGAAGATGAAGAGCAAGAAGGAATGCTGCCTAATCTAACAAAAGGAGATGCCTTAATAAATAAAAATATTGTAGCAACCGAAAGATATTCTAGACCTCCTTACAGATATACAGAAGCTTCATTGGTGAAAAGATTAGAGGAATTAGGAATTGGACGTCCTTCAACATATGCACCTACAATTTCAACAATACAACGTAGAGAATACGTAGAAAAAGGTACTGTAGAAGGTGTTGATAGAGAGTATACACAACTAAAATTAGCAAAAGGAAAAGTAGCTGCTAAGGTATTGACTGAAAAGGTTGGTTCGGATAAAGGAAAGCTAGTTCCAACAGATATTGGAAATATTGTAAATGATTTCTTAGTTGAAAATTTTTCAAATATTTTAGATTTTGGGTTTACTGCAAAGGTGGAATCTGAATTTGATGATATTGCCGAAGGAAATGAAGATTGGATTTCTATGATTAAAGATTTCTATAACAATTTCCACCCAATAGTAGAAGATGTAGCTGCAAATGCCGAAAGAGCAAAAGGAGAACGTTTATTAGGGATCGATCCAAAAAGCGGTAAAAATGTATATGCCCGTTTGGGTAGATTTGGCGCAATGGTGCAAATTGGTGAAGCTACTGACGAAGAAAAACCGAGGTTTGCAAGCTTACAACCTGATCAAACATTAACTTCTATAACCTACGAAGAGGCTATGGATTTATTTAAGCTTCCTAAAACTATTGGAGGTTACGAAGGGAATGATATTGTTGTAGCTAACGGACGTTTTGGACCTTATATTAAATACGATTCTATGTTTGTGTCTATTCCTAAAGATGAAAATCCAATGTCTGTAGATGTAAACAGAGCTATAGAATTAATTCAAGAAAAACAAAAAGCAGATGCACCAATTGGTACTTATGAAGACTTACCAATTCAAAAAGGTGTAGGTAGATTTGGACCGTTTATTAAATGGAATGGTATGTTTATTAATGTTAATAAAAAATACGATTTTGATAACTTAACCCAAGCCAATCTTGAAGAATTAATTGAAGATAAAAAGCGTAAAGAAATTGAAAAAGTAATTCATAATTGGGAAGAAGAAGGCATTAGAGTTGAAAAAGCACGTTGGGGTAGATTTAATATTTTAAAAGGAAAAATAAAAATAGAAATGCCAAAGACAACCGATGCTAAAAATTTAACTTTAGAAGAGGTAAAAGATATTATAGAAAAGAAAGCTCCAAAAAAGAAAGCGACTAAACGAAAAACAACTAAAAGAAAAACAACAAAAAAATAA
- a CDS encoding formimidoylglutamase has product MKFNYLQPVDTPLVNFAKMQANLSIGQCIKIYATKDDFPDLTTTKIAIFGVLEGRAAVNNSGTGVDLQEVRKELYKLFPGNWPINVADLGDIEQGNTIEDTYFAVNELSSYLIKNKIIPIIIGGGQDLTYANYRAYDVLEQTVNLVAVDRKFDLGTIEDPLNSESYLSKIVMNPPNNLFNFCNIGYQTYFNSQDEIDLLSSLYFDTCRLGEVLNSIQLVEPILRDADIVSIDLSSVKNAESPASNNAGPNGLSGTDICAIARYAGISDKVTSFGIYEYNPLLDTKNQSAQLISQIIWYFIEGYNFRANDYPFGLKDQYEKFIVPIENELLNFYKSNKSGRWWMEIEISNNKFKRHALIPCTYQDYISASNQEIPERWMQTFKKLN; this is encoded by the coding sequence ATGAAATTTAATTATCTTCAACCTGTAGATACTCCATTAGTGAATTTCGCTAAAATGCAAGCCAATCTCTCGATTGGTCAATGTATTAAAATATACGCTACTAAAGATGATTTTCCAGATTTAACAACTACAAAAATTGCAATTTTTGGTGTTTTAGAAGGTAGAGCCGCAGTTAATAACAGCGGAACAGGGGTAGATTTACAAGAGGTTAGAAAAGAATTGTACAAGCTATTTCCAGGAAATTGGCCTATAAATGTTGCTGATTTAGGAGATATTGAACAAGGAAATACCATAGAAGATACCTACTTTGCTGTAAATGAACTTTCAAGTTATTTAATTAAAAATAAAATTATTCCAATTATTATTGGGGGAGGACAAGATCTTACCTATGCAAATTATAGAGCGTATGATGTTTTAGAACAGACAGTTAACCTAGTTGCTGTAGATCGTAAATTTGACTTAGGAACAATAGAAGATCCCTTAAATTCAGAATCGTATTTAAGTAAAATTGTTATGAACCCGCCTAATAATTTATTTAATTTTTGTAATATTGGTTATCAAACCTATTTTAATTCACAAGACGAAATAGACTTATTAAGTAGTTTGTATTTTGATACGTGCAGATTAGGGGAGGTGCTAAATTCTATTCAATTAGTTGAACCAATTTTAAGAGATGCAGATATTGTAAGTATAGATTTATCTTCAGTTAAAAATGCTGAATCTCCTGCTAGTAATAATGCAGGGCCGAATGGACTTTCAGGTACCGATATTTGTGCTATTGCAAGGTATGCTGGTATTAGCGATAAAGTTACATCGTTCGGGATATACGAGTACAACCCGCTGTTAGATACTAAAAATCAATCGGCGCAATTAATTTCTCAAATAATTTGGTACTTTATTGAAGGATATAACTTTAGAGCAAACGATTATCCGTTTGGCCTAAAAGATCAATATGAGAAATTTATAGTACCCATAGAAAATGAATTGTTGAACTTTTATAAAAGTAATAAGAGTGGCAGATGGTGGATGGAAATAGAAATAAGTAATAATAAATTTAAAAGACATGCGTTAATACCTTGTACATATCAAGATTATATAAGTGCAAGTAACCAAGAAATTCCTGAAAGATGGATGCAAACATTTAAAAAATTAAATTAA
- the gldK gene encoding gliding motility lipoprotein GldK, giving the protein MKKISLYILLALVVVSCGSSDQGELVGVRGSSNWHSERPYGMTLIPGGSFTMGKQSEDVAGSLNSPARTVTVRPYYMDETEITNSEYKEFVYWVRDSIVRTELALFSELMSFDGEPVLEDYKFLNIDSTDMSPYQKYMMKTYGSLGDLNSPTQGKMLNWDEEIIWNVHEFPSEEYAEVMIDSILTPIEDSFEGRRMLNVEKLNFTYYWLDQEEAARNKGKRRNFIKQETVNVYPDTTVWVRDFKYSYNDPMHQDYFYHQAYNDYPVVGVNWMQSKAFCKWRTKKKNDFLNSKRRPTQVPQFRLATEAEWEYAARGGLENATYPWGNPYLTTDRGCFLANFKPSRGNYAVDGALYTVEAKSYPPNDYGLYNMSGNVAEWTNTAYSEASYYIGSTMNPNVEIEENHRKVVRGGSWKDVAYFLEVSTRDYEYADSARSYIGFRTVQDYLGTDINGN; this is encoded by the coding sequence ATGAAGAAAATATCATTGTATATTTTACTAGCATTAGTGGTAGTCAGTTGCGGGTCAAGTGATCAAGGAGAATTAGTTGGAGTTAGAGGCTCCAGTAATTGGCATTCAGAAAGGCCGTATGGCATGACACTAATTCCTGGTGGATCTTTTACAATGGGTAAACAAAGTGAAGATGTTGCAGGTTCACTTAATTCCCCAGCCAGAACTGTTACTGTGCGTCCTTACTATATGGATGAAACAGAGATTACTAATAGCGAATATAAAGAATTTGTATACTGGGTAAGAGATTCTATTGTTAGAACCGAATTGGCGTTGTTTTCAGAATTAATGTCTTTTGACGGGGAACCAGTATTAGAAGACTACAAATTTTTAAATATAGATTCTACCGATATGTCACCATATCAAAAATATATGATGAAAACCTACGGGAGCTTAGGTGATTTAAACTCGCCAACACAAGGTAAAATGCTAAATTGGGACGAAGAAATTATTTGGAATGTACACGAATTTCCAAGTGAAGAATATGCCGAAGTAATGATAGATTCTATTTTAACGCCTATTGAAGATAGTTTTGAAGGTAGAAGAATGTTAAATGTAGAAAAATTAAACTTTACCTACTATTGGCTAGATCAAGAAGAAGCAGCCAGAAATAAAGGGAAAAGAAGAAACTTTATAAAACAAGAAACAGTAAATGTGTATCCAGATACTACGGTTTGGGTACGCGATTTTAAATATTCGTATAACGATCCAATGCACCAAGATTATTTTTACCACCAAGCTTATAACGATTATCCTGTGGTAGGTGTTAATTGGATGCAGTCCAAAGCTTTTTGTAAGTGGAGAACTAAAAAGAAAAACGATTTTTTAAATTCTAAAAGAAGACCTACACAAGTACCGCAATTTAGATTGGCAACCGAAGCGGAATGGGAATATGCCGCTAGAGGTGGTCTAGAAAACGCTACGTACCCTTGGGGTAATCCTTATTTAACAACTGATAGAGGTTGCTTTTTAGCAAACTTTAAACCAAGCAGGGGTAATTATGCTGTTGATGGTGCTTTGTATACTGTTGAAGCAAAATCGTACCCACCAAATGATTATGGTTTGTACAATATGTCTGGAAACGTTGCCGAATGGACAAACACCGCTTATAGTGAAGCTTCTTATTATATAGGTTCTACAATGAATCCAAATGTAGAAATAGAAGAAAATCATAGAAAAGTAGTTAGAGGAGGTTCTTGGAAAGATGTTGCTTACTTTTTAGAAGTAAGTACACGTGATTATGAATATGCAGATTCAGCAAGAAGCTATATTGGCTTTAGAACGGTCCAAGATTATTTAGGAACAGATATTAACGGAAATTAA
- the gldL gene encoding gliding motility protein GldL — MAQSKATKKIFNMAYGLGASVVIIGALFKLTHYSIGPLTGGVMLAIGLITEAVIFAISAFEPVDDDLDWSLVYPELAGGAMREKAKIQESTETQGLLSQKLDTMLKEAKLDANLMKSLGDSIQNFKGAAENIAPAVDSIAATTKYSEQLSLAATQMESLNSLYKLQLDSTGRQAEINEQVAANAGKLKEQMESLATNLSSLNGVYGGMLSAMSNK; from the coding sequence ATGGCACAATCAAAAGCAACTAAGAAAATATTTAATATGGCCTATGGGCTAGGGGCATCAGTAGTAATTATTGGAGCACTTTTTAAATTAACACATTACAGCATCGGACCTTTAACAGGTGGTGTAATGCTAGCCATCGGTTTAATAACAGAAGCCGTAATTTTTGCAATTTCAGCTTTTGAACCTGTAGATGACGATTTAGATTGGTCACTTGTATATCCAGAATTAGCGGGTGGTGCCATGAGAGAAAAAGCAAAAATTCAAGAATCAACTGAAACTCAAGGATTGTTATCTCAAAAATTAGATACTATGCTTAAAGAAGCAAAATTAGATGCTAATTTAATGAAAAGCTTAGGTGATAGCATTCAAAATTTTAAAGGCGCTGCCGAAAATATTGCACCAGCAGTAGACTCAATTGCCGCAACTACTAAATATAGCGAGCAATTATCTTTAGCAGCAACGCAAATGGAATCTTTAAACAGTTTGTATAAATTACAATTAGATAGTACTGGTAGACAAGCTGAAATTAATGAGCAAGTGGCAGCAAATGCTGGAAAATTAAAAGAACAAATGGAATCGTTAGCTACTAATTTATCATCTTTAAACGGTGTATACGGAGGTATGTTATCTGCAATGTCTAATAAATAA